From a region of the Borrelia maritima genome:
- a CDS encoding ParA family protein — MKKIAFHIQKGGVGKTTLSGNIASYLSKTKKVILVDCDIQQGSSSTWFLNHEILRLDIKDSLLKKADIYQVLKQIQKNFYILPCVPSGTFRRDVQHKLQDFPYLIDDFCLELEKLGFELAIFDLSPSFELWERRIILAMSEVVTPLTPEFLSLEGINIFKEEFDFLLKSYRKKVKHEKIICNMLNKNFKRHNLHLKQFKTFGYDLYEVGQDAKIAESQLYKKSIFDYYPESKSILELSRLGDALCL, encoded by the coding sequence ATGAAAAAAATAGCATTTCATATTCAAAAAGGCGGTGTTGGCAAAACTACCTTAAGCGGTAATATTGCAAGCTATTTATCTAAAACAAAAAAAGTTATATTAGTTGATTGTGATATACAGCAGGGAAGTTCTTCTACATGGTTTCTTAATCATGAAATTCTTAGATTAGATATTAAAGATTCTCTTTTAAAGAAGGCAGATATATATCAAGTGTTAAAACAAATACAAAAAAATTTTTATATTTTGCCATGTGTGCCCAGTGGAACTTTTAGAAGAGATGTGCAACACAAATTGCAAGATTTTCCATATTTGATAGATGATTTTTGTTTAGAATTAGAGAAATTGGGATTTGAATTGGCAATTTTTGATTTATCTCCCAGTTTTGAGCTTTGGGAACGAAGGATTATTCTTGCAATGTCCGAAGTTGTTACTCCACTTACTCCGGAATTTTTAAGCCTTGAAGGAATTAATATTTTTAAGGAAGAGTTTGATTTTTTGTTAAAATCTTATAGGAAAAAGGTTAAGCATGAGAAGATTATTTGCAATATGCTCAATAAAAATTTTAAAAGACATAATTTACACTTAAAACAATTTAAAACCTTTGGATATGATCTTTATGAGGTTGGACAAGATGCTAAAATAGCAGAATCTCAGCTATATAAAAAGTCTATTTTTGATTATTATCCTGAGAGTAAGTCTATTCTGGAACTTTCAAGATTGGGGGATGCTTTATGCCTATAA